One Ooceraea biroi isolate clonal line C1 chromosome 6, Obir_v5.4, whole genome shotgun sequence genomic window carries:
- the LOC105277017 gene encoding odorant receptor 4 isoform X1, with translation MMLANILREYNINKILLSCLGLWPFQHKFARRVLSIVCFTIAISYLPFEILTLYIHRHNGQMIAECLYQLVVTTAFLVKLLNQIWNRDKFRRLYMIMENHWNIFTNDLEARILKNYSNIAHKFTILYSVTLYSMVTMFIIIPSVGPMFLDVVLPLNESRSRNFAVYAEYGIDQNRYFVSILLYTSVMIVVGVSIMVAVDTMHVACTAHACSLFQLIGRQIENIISNVRTDEEINKTKCRTRYELFDEELIYREYVVCLKKHQLALEYVDMLNATHRIVGVSFLLLIVAAFSLTGVRIVYVLDQLEEMIRFTFIIVGALLQLMIVCYSGQKLMDESQNIFHQAYATEWYNFSPRLKSLLSIILYRSIVPCRLTAGNMFPLSMAVFAGVIRTAMSYFTAFLSLKE, from the exons ATGATGCTAGCGAATATACTCCGAGAAtacaacattaataaaatacttttgtcGTGTTTAGGTCTCTGGCCATTTCAGCATAAGTTCGCGAGACGTGTATTATCAATAGTCTGCTTTACGATCGCAATAAGTTATTTGCCATTCGAG atattaacattatatatacacaggcATAATGGGCAAATGATTGCTGAATGTTTGTATCAACTGGTTGTAACAACGGCTTTTCTCGTAAAACTATTGAACCAGATTTGGAATCGCGACAAG TTCCGACGTTTATACATGATCATGGAGAATCATTggaatatatttacaaatgaTTTAGAAGCAcgtatcttgaaaaattattctaatataGCACacaaatttacaatattatattcag TAACGTTATACAGTATGGTGacaatgtttataataatacctTCGGTAGGACCGATGTTTCTCGATGTTGTATTACCTCTTAATGAATCGCGCTCTCGAAATTTCGCAGTGTACGCTGAGTACGGGATAGATCAAAATAGGTATTTCGTATCAATTCTTTTGTACACCAGTGTCATGATTGTAGTGGGTGTATCAATTATGGTGGCTGTCGATACCATGCATGTAGCGTGTACTGCACATGCATGCAGCTTATTTCAGCTTATCGG TCGACAAATCGAGAACATAATATCGAACGTGCGTACTgacgaagaaattaataaaactaaatgtCGCACGAGGTACGAGTTATTCGACGAGGAACTGATATATCGCGAGTACGTCGTATGTTTGAAGAAACATCAACTTGCTTTGGA ATATGTCGATATGTTGAACGCTACGCATAGGATCGTAGGAGTTagctttttattacttattgttGCGGCTTTTAGTTTGACTGGAGTTCGA atcGTTTATGTGTTAGACCAACTGGAAGAAATGATTAGGTTTACGTTTATAATTGTGGGAGCATTGCTGCAACTGATGATCGTGTGTTATTCTGGCCAGAAATTAATGGACGAAAGTCAGAACATATTCCATCAGGC ATATGCCACGGAATGGTACAACTTCTCTCCAAGACTGAAATCACTATTAAGTATAATTCTTTACAGAAGTATAGTACCgtgcagattgacggcaggtAATATGTTTCCATTATCAATGGCAGTCTTCGCTGGA GTAATACGAACGGCTATGTCTTACTTTACTGCATTCTTATCGCTGAAAGAATAG
- the LOC105277017 gene encoding odorant receptor 63a isoform X3: protein MIAECLYQLVVTTAFLVKLLNQIWNRDKFRRLYMIMENHWNIFTNDLEARILKNYSNIAHKFTILYSVTLYSMVTMFIIIPSVGPMFLDVVLPLNESRSRNFAVYAEYGIDQNRYFVSILLYTSVMIVVGVSIMVAVDTMHVACTAHACSLFQLIGRQIENIISNVRTDEEINKTKCRTRYELFDEELIYREYVVCLKKHQLALEYVDMLNATHRIVGVSFLLLIVAAFSLTGVRIVYVLDQLEEMIRFTFIIVGALLQLMIVCYSGQKLMDESQNIFHQAYATEWYNFSPRLKSLLSIILYRSIVPCRLTAGNMFPLSMAVFAGVIRTAMSYFTAFLSLKE from the exons ATGATTGCTGAATGTTTGTATCAACTGGTTGTAACAACGGCTTTTCTCGTAAAACTATTGAACCAGATTTGGAATCGCGACAAG TTCCGACGTTTATACATGATCATGGAGAATCATTggaatatatttacaaatgaTTTAGAAGCAcgtatcttgaaaaattattctaatataGCACacaaatttacaatattatattcag TAACGTTATACAGTATGGTGacaatgtttataataatacctTCGGTAGGACCGATGTTTCTCGATGTTGTATTACCTCTTAATGAATCGCGCTCTCGAAATTTCGCAGTGTACGCTGAGTACGGGATAGATCAAAATAGGTATTTCGTATCAATTCTTTTGTACACCAGTGTCATGATTGTAGTGGGTGTATCAATTATGGTGGCTGTCGATACCATGCATGTAGCGTGTACTGCACATGCATGCAGCTTATTTCAGCTTATCGG TCGACAAATCGAGAACATAATATCGAACGTGCGTACTgacgaagaaattaataaaactaaatgtCGCACGAGGTACGAGTTATTCGACGAGGAACTGATATATCGCGAGTACGTCGTATGTTTGAAGAAACATCAACTTGCTTTGGA ATATGTCGATATGTTGAACGCTACGCATAGGATCGTAGGAGTTagctttttattacttattgttGCGGCTTTTAGTTTGACTGGAGTTCGA atcGTTTATGTGTTAGACCAACTGGAAGAAATGATTAGGTTTACGTTTATAATTGTGGGAGCATTGCTGCAACTGATGATCGTGTGTTATTCTGGCCAGAAATTAATGGACGAAAGTCAGAACATATTCCATCAGGC ATATGCCACGGAATGGTACAACTTCTCTCCAAGACTGAAATCACTATTAAGTATAATTCTTTACAGAAGTATAGTACCgtgcagattgacggcaggtAATATGTTTCCATTATCAATGGCAGTCTTCGCTGGA GTAATACGAACGGCTATGTCTTACTTTACTGCATTCTTATCGCTGAAAGAATAG
- the LOC105277017 gene encoding odorant receptor 63a isoform X2 — MFVSTGCNNGFSRKTIEPDLESRQGNKFNVPSQPSLRRTDIGKICSTKYFRRLYMIMENHWNIFTNDLEARILKNYSNIAHKFTILYSVTLYSMVTMFIIIPSVGPMFLDVVLPLNESRSRNFAVYAEYGIDQNRYFVSILLYTSVMIVVGVSIMVAVDTMHVACTAHACSLFQLIGRQIENIISNVRTDEEINKTKCRTRYELFDEELIYREYVVCLKKHQLALEYVDMLNATHRIVGVSFLLLIVAAFSLTGVRIVYVLDQLEEMIRFTFIIVGALLQLMIVCYSGQKLMDESQNIFHQAYATEWYNFSPRLKSLLSIILYRSIVPCRLTAGNMFPLSMAVFAGVIRTAMSYFTAFLSLKE, encoded by the exons ATGTTTGTATCAACTGGTTGTAACAACGGCTTTTCTCGTAAAACTATTGAACCAGATTTGGAATCGCGACAAGGTAACAAGTTTAACGTGCCCAGTCAGCCAAGCCTGCGAAGAACAGACATTGGCAAAATCTGTTCGACAAAATAT TTCCGACGTTTATACATGATCATGGAGAATCATTggaatatatttacaaatgaTTTAGAAGCAcgtatcttgaaaaattattctaatataGCACacaaatttacaatattatattcag TAACGTTATACAGTATGGTGacaatgtttataataatacctTCGGTAGGACCGATGTTTCTCGATGTTGTATTACCTCTTAATGAATCGCGCTCTCGAAATTTCGCAGTGTACGCTGAGTACGGGATAGATCAAAATAGGTATTTCGTATCAATTCTTTTGTACACCAGTGTCATGATTGTAGTGGGTGTATCAATTATGGTGGCTGTCGATACCATGCATGTAGCGTGTACTGCACATGCATGCAGCTTATTTCAGCTTATCGG TCGACAAATCGAGAACATAATATCGAACGTGCGTACTgacgaagaaattaataaaactaaatgtCGCACGAGGTACGAGTTATTCGACGAGGAACTGATATATCGCGAGTACGTCGTATGTTTGAAGAAACATCAACTTGCTTTGGA ATATGTCGATATGTTGAACGCTACGCATAGGATCGTAGGAGTTagctttttattacttattgttGCGGCTTTTAGTTTGACTGGAGTTCGA atcGTTTATGTGTTAGACCAACTGGAAGAAATGATTAGGTTTACGTTTATAATTGTGGGAGCATTGCTGCAACTGATGATCGTGTGTTATTCTGGCCAGAAATTAATGGACGAAAGTCAGAACATATTCCATCAGGC ATATGCCACGGAATGGTACAACTTCTCTCCAAGACTGAAATCACTATTAAGTATAATTCTTTACAGAAGTATAGTACCgtgcagattgacggcaggtAATATGTTTCCATTATCAATGGCAGTCTTCGCTGGA GTAATACGAACGGCTATGTCTTACTTTACTGCATTCTTATCGCTGAAAGAATAG
- the LOC105277005 gene encoding uncharacterized protein LOC105277005 isoform X1: protein MRLFKRYMADTSPQLVSAVSISQDVATNSIESSAPEKQEERSKTDDRLEDTLSAAKEDVDVQKESTPVDSILTRKGISMWGRKMGQRWDQMKRSDSSELLSVSRRRRRRWSPHRKSDCDEASGEKETGNNEFPKPKRIPRVESLRNLFRTIGDHSLNSKNTARSATIQEEDVVGHCPMEKTLSEGAIRKVPFRDARFEGIDDREFARVDRESFLRRKKLQLSRSIQDLQEQQRVLDYILKNQEILKTRQGSAFAKETLENADTSANSRYSNGCSSSEKAKSDVSTSADRGPTGSANANDVKENSLSHSSGLLTGLEDLLSNLRIGCDESGYDSDSTRAGADSPDSEKSAAPPLLKPRSFSITSDDYRDINLSLSYNNTKQEKDVAVESCSSETRPSGAEKISTVDAIDVATSNAFLNDSTTNRSAPLMLEEDDTDSCDEDTFADFLEYQPDLTRNYSKTDADLAKSRHDLLRAASTISTGLNEDLTKLQVTDSSDLDSTLTQSDDVADGLDDIKTNVDLDEKKFCNVTYTENHIGVSQVGKLQNFLKDKKSRNRKCSSPSVLHLLEHAASPCKDSPPANKIWPPFEVTAIPLQYYSPKRSRSAELDTTSATRNAAKKASTMSTCKASLSAVTVSKTTKPVATKKTFARRELRTMKLTVNCMVGLGISVERCEAARPFYVIAKMDPNGEAAKSKQFRIGDEIVRVCGRRIRGMSMMEARNALRSCVGMVELQIAREPSTVYGEEIGDTWGDARTRSDSDTQISKNERIDSSTSSNDDVPNSTKTINPHVPDEISSSLQKMTGMKKFQVMRKRSAEAPTVRRGSSLSMDLLTVVLEKGAPRKLGFSIVGGVDSNKGRMGIFVKDIMPGGQAAEEGTLRVGDEILAINGSSLDGLTHAKALQMFKTAKAGNLILHVARRDPAHKRYVTQSKSYDCLNQLTKSTDE, encoded by the exons ATGCGTCTTTTCAAACGTTACATGGCCGACACAAGCCCGCAGCTTGTTTCTGCTGTATCTATCTCTCAGGATGTCGCTACGAATAGCATCGAGAGTAGTGCGCCCGAGAAACAGGAGGAGAGATCGAAGACGGACGACAGGCTGGAAGATACTCTTTCAGCTGCCAAAGAAGACGTCGATGTGCAAAAAGAATCGACTCCTGTCGATTCTATCCTGACTCGTAAAG GAATTTCGATGTGGGGACGAAAGATGGGTCAACGATGGGACCAGATGAAGCGATCGGATAGCTCCGAATTGCTTTCGGTATcgcgaagacgacgacgacgatggagcCCACATCGGAAAAGTGACTGCGACGAAGCTTCAGGCGAGAAAGAAACT GGTAATAATGAATTCCCGAAGCCAAAGAGAATCCCCAGGGTAGAATCATTGAGAAACCTCTTCAGGACCATCGGTGATCATTCCCTCAACTCTAAGAATACCGCGAGAAGCGCAACGATACAGGAAGAGGACGTTGTTGGTCACTGCCCGATGGAGAAGACTCTCAGCGAAGGTGCGATCAGGAAAGTTCCGTTTCGAGACGCCCGCTTTGAAGGCATCGATGATCGGGAGTTCGCCCGGGTTGATCGGGAAAGCTTCCTGCGTCGGAAGAAACTACAGTTGAGTCGGAGTATTCAGGATCTTCAGGAGCAGCAACGAGTTCTGGATTACATACTCAAGAATCAGGAGATTCTGAAGACGCGGCAGGGCAGCGCATTCGCGAAGGAGACGTTGGAGAACGCGGATACAAGTGCGAATTCAAGATACTCTAACGGTTGTTCATCGTCGGAAAAAGCAAAGAGCGACGTCTCAACGTCGGCTGATCGTGGACCGACTGGCAGTGCTAATGCCAATGATGTTAAAGAAAATTCTCTTTCACATTCTTCCGGTTTGCTGACTGGTTTGGAGGATCTGCTGAGCAATTTACGTATTGGCTGCGACGAGAGTGGCTACGATTCAGACAGCACGCGAGCTGGAGCAGATTCACCAGACAGCGAAAAATCGGCGGCGCCGCCGTTGTTAAAGCCGCGTAGTTTCTCGATAACATCGGACGATTATCGCGACATCAATTTGTCGCTATCGTACAACAATACCAAGCAAGAGAAAGACGTAGCGGTCGAATCGTGTTCATCGGAAACACGTCCCTCCGGAGCCGAGAAAATCAGCACGGTCGATGCGATCGATGTCGCAACGAGCAACGCTTTCCTTAATGATTCGACCACAAATCGGTCGGCACCATTAATGTTGGAGGAGGACGACACGGATAGTTGCGATGAAGACACTTTTGCCGATTTTCTGGAATATCAACCGGATTTAACGAGGAATTACTCTAAGACGGATGCGGATCTTGCGAAGTCTCGACATGATCTATTAAGAGCGGCATCCACAATTTCCACTGGACTTAACGAGGATTTGACGAAACTCCAAGTGACGGACAGTAGTGATCTCGATTCTACTCTGACGCAATCCGACGATGTTGCTGATGGACTCGACGATATTAAGACGAATGTTGATCTCGACGAAAAGAAGTTTTGTAACGTAACGTATACGGAAAACCACATAGGTGTATCTCAAGTAGGCAAGTTGCAGAATTTCTTGAAGGACAAGAAATCCAGGAATCGAAAGTGCTCCAGTCCAAGTGTACTGCATCTTTTGGAGCATGCGGCGTCTCCGTGTAAGGACAGTCCGCCGGCTAACAAGATCTGGCCCCCATTCGAAGTGACAGCCATCCCTCTACAATACTACAGCCCGAAGAGATCGCGTTCCGCGGAACTCGACACGACCAGCGCGACGAGAAACGCAGCGAAGAAAGCGTCAACGATGAGTACCTGCAAAGCCTCGCTTTCTGCCGTTACTGTATCGAAGACCACCAAACCTGTCGCTACCAAGAAAACCttcgcgcgacgcgagttGAGAACGATGAAGCTCACGGTGAACTGCATGGTGGGTCTTGGTATTTCCGTTGAACGATGCGAGGCGGCTAGGCCATTCTACGTGATCGCCAAGATGGATCCCAACGGGGAAGCAGCCAAGTCGAAGCAATTTCGCATCGGTGATGAGATTGTGCGCGTCTGCGGGCGCAGAATACGCGGCATGTCGATGATGGAGGCGCGAAACGCCTTGCGTAGCTGTGTCGGCATGGTCGAACTACAGATCGCAAGGGAACCGAGCACGGTCTATGGCGAAGAGATTGGCGACACCTGGGGCGACGCCAGGACGCGAAGCGATTCCGACACGCAGATCTCAAAGAATGAAAGAATTGATTCGTCGACTTCGTCCAACGATGATGTGCCAAATTCGACGAAGACTATAAATCCTCACGTTCCTGACGAAATCAGCTCCAGTCTCCAAAAAATGACAGGGATGAAGAAATTCCAAGTCATGAGGAAACGAAGTGCCGAAGCTCCCACAGTTCGACGTGGCTCCAGTTTATCCATGGATCTGTTAACCGTTGTACTAGAAAAGGGCGCCCCAAGAAAACTAGGTTTCTCCATCGTTGGCGGGGTGGACAGCAACAAAGGCCGTATGGGTATCTTCGTGAAGGATATTATGCCCGGCGGACAGGCCGCGGAAGAAG GCACTCTAAGGGTGGGAGATGAAATTCTAGCTATCAATGGTTCCTCATTGGATGGACTGACGCACGCCAAGGCATTGCAGATGTTCAAGACCGCTAAAGCTGGCAACTTGATACTTCACGTCGCTCGAAGAGATCCGGCACATAAACG ATACGTTACGCAATCGAAATCATATGACTGCCTCAATCAATTAACGAAGTCCACCGATGAATGA
- the LOC105277005 gene encoding uncharacterized protein LOC105277005 isoform X2 has product MRLFKRYMADTSPQLVSAVSISQDVATNSIESSAPEKQEERSKTDDRLEDTLSAAKEDVDVQKESTPVDSILTRKGISMWGRKMGQRWDQMKRSDSSELLSVSRRRRRRWSPHRKSDCDEASGEKETGNNEFPKPKRIPRVESLRNLFRTIGDHSLNSKNTARSATIQEEDVVGHCPMEKTLSEGAIRKVPFRDARFEGIDDREFARVDRESFLRRKKLQLSRSIQDLQEQQRVLDYILKNQEILKTRQGSAFAKETLENADTSANSRYSNGCSSSEKAKSDVSTSADRGPTGSANANDVKENSLSHSSGLLTGLEDLLSNLRIGCDESGYDSDSTRAGADSPDSEKSAAPPLLKPRSFSITSDDYRDINLSLSYNNTKQEKDVAVESCSSETRPSGAEKISTVDAIDVATSNAFLNDSTTNRSAPLMLEEDDTDSCDEDTFADFLEYQPDLTRNYSKTDADLAKSRHDLLRAASTISTGLNEDLTKLQVTDSSDLDSTLTQSDDVADGLDDIKTNVDLDEKKFCNVTYTENHIGVSQVGKLQNFLKDKKSRNRKCSSPSVLHLLEHAASPCKDSPPANKIWPPFEVTAIPLQYYSPKRSRSAELDTTSATRNAAKKASTMSTCKASLSAVTVSKTTKPVATKKTFARRELRTMKLTVNCMVGLGISVERCEAARPFYVIAKMDPNGEAAKSKQFRIGDEIVRVCGRRIRGMSMMEARNALRSCVGMVELQIAREPSTVYGEEIGDTWGDARTRSDSDTQISKNERIDSSTSSNDDVPNSTKTINPHVPDEISSSLQKMTGMKKFQVMRKRSAEAPTVRRGSSLSMDLLTVVLEKGAPRKLGFSIVGGVDSNKGRMGIFVKDIMPGGQAAEEGTLRVGDEILAINGSSLDGLTHAKALQMFKTAKAGNLILHVARRDPAHKRLCHVNHAV; this is encoded by the exons ATGCGTCTTTTCAAACGTTACATGGCCGACACAAGCCCGCAGCTTGTTTCTGCTGTATCTATCTCTCAGGATGTCGCTACGAATAGCATCGAGAGTAGTGCGCCCGAGAAACAGGAGGAGAGATCGAAGACGGACGACAGGCTGGAAGATACTCTTTCAGCTGCCAAAGAAGACGTCGATGTGCAAAAAGAATCGACTCCTGTCGATTCTATCCTGACTCGTAAAG GAATTTCGATGTGGGGACGAAAGATGGGTCAACGATGGGACCAGATGAAGCGATCGGATAGCTCCGAATTGCTTTCGGTATcgcgaagacgacgacgacgatggagcCCACATCGGAAAAGTGACTGCGACGAAGCTTCAGGCGAGAAAGAAACT GGTAATAATGAATTCCCGAAGCCAAAGAGAATCCCCAGGGTAGAATCATTGAGAAACCTCTTCAGGACCATCGGTGATCATTCCCTCAACTCTAAGAATACCGCGAGAAGCGCAACGATACAGGAAGAGGACGTTGTTGGTCACTGCCCGATGGAGAAGACTCTCAGCGAAGGTGCGATCAGGAAAGTTCCGTTTCGAGACGCCCGCTTTGAAGGCATCGATGATCGGGAGTTCGCCCGGGTTGATCGGGAAAGCTTCCTGCGTCGGAAGAAACTACAGTTGAGTCGGAGTATTCAGGATCTTCAGGAGCAGCAACGAGTTCTGGATTACATACTCAAGAATCAGGAGATTCTGAAGACGCGGCAGGGCAGCGCATTCGCGAAGGAGACGTTGGAGAACGCGGATACAAGTGCGAATTCAAGATACTCTAACGGTTGTTCATCGTCGGAAAAAGCAAAGAGCGACGTCTCAACGTCGGCTGATCGTGGACCGACTGGCAGTGCTAATGCCAATGATGTTAAAGAAAATTCTCTTTCACATTCTTCCGGTTTGCTGACTGGTTTGGAGGATCTGCTGAGCAATTTACGTATTGGCTGCGACGAGAGTGGCTACGATTCAGACAGCACGCGAGCTGGAGCAGATTCACCAGACAGCGAAAAATCGGCGGCGCCGCCGTTGTTAAAGCCGCGTAGTTTCTCGATAACATCGGACGATTATCGCGACATCAATTTGTCGCTATCGTACAACAATACCAAGCAAGAGAAAGACGTAGCGGTCGAATCGTGTTCATCGGAAACACGTCCCTCCGGAGCCGAGAAAATCAGCACGGTCGATGCGATCGATGTCGCAACGAGCAACGCTTTCCTTAATGATTCGACCACAAATCGGTCGGCACCATTAATGTTGGAGGAGGACGACACGGATAGTTGCGATGAAGACACTTTTGCCGATTTTCTGGAATATCAACCGGATTTAACGAGGAATTACTCTAAGACGGATGCGGATCTTGCGAAGTCTCGACATGATCTATTAAGAGCGGCATCCACAATTTCCACTGGACTTAACGAGGATTTGACGAAACTCCAAGTGACGGACAGTAGTGATCTCGATTCTACTCTGACGCAATCCGACGATGTTGCTGATGGACTCGACGATATTAAGACGAATGTTGATCTCGACGAAAAGAAGTTTTGTAACGTAACGTATACGGAAAACCACATAGGTGTATCTCAAGTAGGCAAGTTGCAGAATTTCTTGAAGGACAAGAAATCCAGGAATCGAAAGTGCTCCAGTCCAAGTGTACTGCATCTTTTGGAGCATGCGGCGTCTCCGTGTAAGGACAGTCCGCCGGCTAACAAGATCTGGCCCCCATTCGAAGTGACAGCCATCCCTCTACAATACTACAGCCCGAAGAGATCGCGTTCCGCGGAACTCGACACGACCAGCGCGACGAGAAACGCAGCGAAGAAAGCGTCAACGATGAGTACCTGCAAAGCCTCGCTTTCTGCCGTTACTGTATCGAAGACCACCAAACCTGTCGCTACCAAGAAAACCttcgcgcgacgcgagttGAGAACGATGAAGCTCACGGTGAACTGCATGGTGGGTCTTGGTATTTCCGTTGAACGATGCGAGGCGGCTAGGCCATTCTACGTGATCGCCAAGATGGATCCCAACGGGGAAGCAGCCAAGTCGAAGCAATTTCGCATCGGTGATGAGATTGTGCGCGTCTGCGGGCGCAGAATACGCGGCATGTCGATGATGGAGGCGCGAAACGCCTTGCGTAGCTGTGTCGGCATGGTCGAACTACAGATCGCAAGGGAACCGAGCACGGTCTATGGCGAAGAGATTGGCGACACCTGGGGCGACGCCAGGACGCGAAGCGATTCCGACACGCAGATCTCAAAGAATGAAAGAATTGATTCGTCGACTTCGTCCAACGATGATGTGCCAAATTCGACGAAGACTATAAATCCTCACGTTCCTGACGAAATCAGCTCCAGTCTCCAAAAAATGACAGGGATGAAGAAATTCCAAGTCATGAGGAAACGAAGTGCCGAAGCTCCCACAGTTCGACGTGGCTCCAGTTTATCCATGGATCTGTTAACCGTTGTACTAGAAAAGGGCGCCCCAAGAAAACTAGGTTTCTCCATCGTTGGCGGGGTGGACAGCAACAAAGGCCGTATGGGTATCTTCGTGAAGGATATTATGCCCGGCGGACAGGCCGCGGAAGAAG GCACTCTAAGGGTGGGAGATGAAATTCTAGCTATCAATGGTTCCTCATTGGATGGACTGACGCACGCCAAGGCATTGCAGATGTTCAAGACCGCTAAAGCTGGCAACTTGATACTTCACGTCGCTCGAAGAGATCCGGCACATAAACGGTTGTGTCACGTAAACCATGCAGTTTAG